AGTCGAGAAGGAAATGATCGCGCGGACGCTCGAGTTCACCGGCGGCAACAAGACGCGGGCGGCCGATGTGCTTGGGGTGAGTGCGAAGACGCTGTACAACAAGCTCGAGCGTTTCAGCCAGCAGCAATCGCCTCAAAATACGTGAAGGCTCGTCCGAGCACCGCGTGTTCATTGGCGCCGAATCGAATCGGAAAAAAGTGAGCCAGCTCATCCGCAATCCGTGTACCGATTTCCGGAGTTGCAAACTTTACGCGCGTAGTCCGAGGAAAAACCACCGTATTTCCTAGTTTCTTAGTGGCACTTCTCTTGCTCCACCTTTAGTACGACTACGAATGCCTGAGCGTAGTAGCGATAAAATGGATCCCCGAAGACATGGTAATGAAGTTGCGCGGCAAGCGCGTAGGAACGCGGAATTTGTCCGCCAGGCGGAGCCAATAGTTCGGGTCGTATCCAAGGCTGCAACCGATCTTAACGATGTGCTGAATGCAGTCGCTCTTCGATCTGCGCTGCTTCGAGGGCGCCCCGCGGGATCCCGCACCGATAGTGATAGCTGGCGGCTGGCGGGACTTCTTGATCGCGCAACCGAGCTGGTCAGGGAACTACAAGCCTACTTGCATCACCTCGAATCGCACGCACCGAGTGACGTCGTCGATGATGATGCCGAGAATCGATTCCGACACCACTAATAATTGGACTTAAGGCTCTCGAAGGGAACCGCGAATAAAGCAATCGCGCCGAAAACGTTTCTGCAACCTGGTTTTGAACTCAACTAATCGTCAGTGGCGAGCATCGTCGTGTGAGCGAATCTACCTACCGGCTGCAGATAAACAAAGCATTCGATTTCGCGGCCGCGGCGAAGATAATTCCATATCTCGCCGAACTCGGCATTACTCAGCTCTATAGCTCGCCTTACTTTCAGGCTGCTCCTAACAGTACTCATGGCTACGACGTAGTAGATCACTCGCGCGCCAACGAGGAATGGGGCGGCGCGCGCGGACTGCAGCATCTATGTGAAACGCTGCAGCGGCATCAGATGGGCCAACTGCTGGATATCGTGCCCAATCACATGGCGATCATCGAGCGGGAAAATCCATGGTGGTGGGACGTGCTTAGGAATGGGCCGTCGAGTACCTATGCCTCATTTTTCGATGTCGATTGGGAGCCCCCAGAAAGCCGCCATCACAATTCTGTCCTGCTTCCCGTCCTGGGCGACCAGTATGGCCTGTTACTGGAAGCCGGCAAGCTCACGGTAGTACGCAATGGAGCCGCGTTCGTAGTTCGCTACGAGGATCGCGAGTTTCCGGTGGCGCCGCGGTCGATGCGCGAGATTCTCGGTCCGTCCGCCGCGCTATGCCACAGCGACGAACTGGCCTTTCTGGGTGATGCATACGCTGAGTTGCCAGCGCCGGGCTTCGGCGATCGGAATAGCATCGTGCGCCGCCAACGCGACATTCGAGTTCTCGATGCGCTGCTTAGCCAGATGCTGAGTCAGAATCCCGAGTTAGCGGCGGCTATCGACGACACCTTGTCGCGGATTACTAACGACCCGAGCCGACTGCATCAATTCCTCGAGGCTCAGAACTTCAGGCTTGCGTATTGGCGGATGGCCGCGAGCGATCTGGGTTATCGAAGGTTCTTCGATATCAACTCACTGGTCGGGCTGCGGATGGAGGAACCGCAGGTCTTTGCGGAGACTCACGCGCGCGTACTTGAGTGGGTATCGAAGGGATGGGTAAGCGGCCTACGCGTCGATCATCCCGACGGTTTGCGCGATCCGCTGGGATACTTTCATCGCCTAAGAGCCGCATGCGACAAGTGCTGGATCGTGGCGGAGAAGATACTTGCCGACGGCGAGCATCTTCGCGAAACCTGGCCGATCGATGGCGCCACTGGCTACGACTTTCTGAACCTTGCCGGCGGTTTGTTCGTTGACCCGGCAGGATTGGAACCGCTGACCGCTTTCTACCGCGAGTTTACCGGCGAATCATGCGACTACCAATCGGTAGTTCGGGCCAAGAAGCAACAAGCCATGCGCGACGCCTTGGGCAGCGATATCAATCGGCTCACCGCATTGCTGCTCGACGTATGCGAAAACGACCTACTACATCGCGACTACAGCCGCCACATGATGCATGAAGTGCTGCGGGCGACGCTCGCATGCTTGCGCGTCTATCGTACCTACGTCGGAGAATCGGGTGCAGTCGATCTGCGCGATGAGCGTAGTATTACCGCCGCGATCGAAGACGCTAAGGCGTATCGGCCGGATCTTGATCCGCTACTGTTCGATTTCCTGCGCGACGTCTTGACGCTCCGCGCGGATGGCGAGCGGGCGCGCGAGCTTTCGTTGCGCTTTCAGCAGACGTCGGCGGCAGTCATGGGCAAGGGCGTCGAGGATACTGCCTTCTACACCTTCAATCGGATGGTGGCGCTGAACGAAGTCGGCGGTGACCCCGACAAATTCGGCACCGGCGTCGAGGATTTCTGCGAGTGGTGCGAGCACATCCATCGCAACTGGCCCAAAACGATGCTCTCGACCACTACCCACGACACCAAGCGCAGCGAAGACGCGCGCGCAAGGATGTACCTAATCTCCGAGATTCCCGACCTTTGGCGGCGCGCGGTCTTGCGATGGTCGAAGATCAACGATGCGCATCGTAGCGATGGTTTGCCCGATCGAAATATCGAATACCATCTTTACCAGGTGATGGTTGGAACGTGGCCAATCGATAAGTCGCGACTGCTCGAGTACGCGCAAAAGGCAAGCCGCGAAGCGAGGACTCATACCTCATGGACCGATCCTGACGAGAAGTATGAATCCGCGCTGCAGAAGTTTGTCCAGGATATCTATCAGGATGATGAGTTTCTTGAGGCTTTAGATGAGTTCGTGAACCTGCTTATTGCTCCCGGTCGCGTGAACTCGCTCGCACTTACTTTGATCAAGCTAACTGCGCCTGGCATCCCCGATTTCTACCAGGGCACCGAAGTGTGGAATCACACCCTGGTCGATCCGGACAATCGCCGGCCGGTTGACTTTGAAACAAGATGCGACCTGCTCGCGGAGACGCGCCATTCGATCACTCCAGAACAAATCATGGCAAGGATGGACGAAGGGATGCCTAAGCTATGGCTGGTCAAGCAGGGGCTTTGGCTCCGCAAGCAGCATCCTGCATGGTTTGGTTCTCAAAGTGAGATGGCGCAGCTACCGGTACGCGGCCGGCTGGCCGGCAACGTCATCGCCTATGCTCGAGGCGGCGCTGTTATAGGAGTTGCACCAAGGTTGATGATGCGCCAATGCGGCAACTGGCGCGAAACCGAAGTCGAGTTGCCACCCGGCAGGTGGACCAATCGCTTGACCGGTGACGTTATCGACGGCGGTCCGACGACGGTCGTGGATCTTCTGCAGCGATTTCCCGTCGGCCTGTTATCAAGATCGTGATACCGGCCCTTTTTTCGCCCTCGATCCGGGTCAAGCGGGCTCTTGCGCAAGGCTTGGGTACCAATAATTATATAGTCGGTCCGGGCGGCCGCGCGAGCACGCGCGAGCCGAGGCAATGCGGCGAACGCTGAGGTAGGTTCAGTTATTGCGCTACGCGCAGGACTTAGCTGATTTCTCGATTCTGCGCTTCGCGATGGTCTCGCGGGAGCAGGGATCGTCTATACTGGAGGTATCTATGCCAGCTCGATCAATATCCACTGCCAGTATCACCTTCGGCCTTGTGTCTATTCCGGTGCGCCTGTTTCCTGCCACGAGTCCAAAGAGCGTGAGATTCAACCTGCTTCACGCCAAGGACAACAGCCGGATCCAGGAAAAGATCTTCTGCCAGGCAGAAGAGAAGATGATCGATCGAAGCGAGTTGGTCCGCGGATACGAAATCGAGAAGGGCCGCTATGTAACTTTTGCGGACGAGGAGTTGAAAAAGCTCGAGGCGCAAACCGATCATGCGATCGAAATCAACGAGTTCATACCGGTGACCGAAGTCGATCCGATTCGCTTCGAGAATTCCTATCTGCTCGGCTGCGAACCGACCTCAGCCAAGGCCTACCACCTGTTGATGTCGGCGATGCTGAAGGAGAAGCGGGTTGCTATCGCAAAATTTACGATGCGGGGCAAAGAGCGCCTCGTATTGGTTCGTCCGTACGAGGACGGCCTGATGCTGCATACGATGTACTACAACGACGAGATCAGGACCTTCGGCGAAATCGATCACGGCGCCAGGGCTCAAGTCGCGGACTCGGAACTGGGGCTCGCACAGCGCCTGATCGCCGACCTCACCAAAAAGAAGTTCGATGCGGAGCAATACTTCGATGCGGAGCAATACAAGGACAACTATCGTGAACGAGTCATCGAACTTGCCGAGCAGAAGATGGCTGGGCACGAAATTACCGAGGCCGCGCCCGAAGTCCGCCGCGCCAACGTTATCGATCTGATGAGCGCTCTCAAGGCATCGTTGAAGAAGCGCGGCGTCGAGGTCGGGTCGGAACGCGAGAGCGAAGAGGCCGCGGAGGAAGCTGAGCCCGCCAAGGCGCGCGCTCACGCCTCGAAAGGATCGCGGGCGCCGCGGGTGCGCCGCCAGGCCCGGTAAGATCGCAGCGCGCAAAAAGGATCCTTGATGCGGCCCGACTAGGCGCCCTTGGCAACGCGCGATGCCGCTCGAGAAATATCGCAGCAAGAGAAACGCCGATCGCACGCCTGAACCTTTCGGCACCGCGCCGCCGGCGTCCGGTCCCGCCGGCAGCGGCGTGTTCGTCGTTCAAAAGCATGCGGCGCGCCGCCTCCACTATGATTTCCGCCTCGAGATGGAAGGCGTGTTGCGCTCGTGGGCAGTGCCGAAAGGACCGTCGCTGGATCCGGCGAATAAGCACTTAGCGGTTGCGGTCGAAGATCATCCGCTGGAATACGGCGATTTCGAAGGCGTCATCCCCGAGGGTAACTACGGCGCCGGCGCGGTGATCGTCTGGGATCGCGGCATCTATACGGTGCTCGATCCGCCGGAAGGGAGCCCGGGCGACGCCGTGCGCAAAGGCAAGCTCGATATTCGCTTGCACGGCTTCAAACTGAACGGCGCATACACCTTGGTGCGGACCGGTGGCCGGCCTGGCGCCGCGGCGAAGGACAAGGCCAGTTGGCTGCTTATCAAGAAGCGCGATGAGTTTGCGAAGTCCGAAGACGTCCTCGAGATGCATCCGCGGTCGGTGTTATCGGGCTTGACGGTCGAGGAAATGCGTGACGCGCCGGCGGCCGGTGTCCGCGTCGCGGCTAAGCTCGCACGCCGCGAACTTCCAGAACTGACCGGACGGCTTAAACGCGCCGACTTTCCGTTGATGCTTGCCCGGACCGCCGACAATCCTTTCGACGGCGATAGTTGGCTCTTCGAATTGAAGTACGACGGAGTTCGCGTCGTCGCGATTCGCGACGGCTCCGCGGTGCAGTTGTACGCGCGGAGCGGCGCCGAAGTAACCGCGCGCTATCCCGAGGTCGCGCTCGCATTCAACGCGCTGCCATACGATCGCTTCGTGATGGACGGCGAGATCGTTGCGCTGGACGAATCCGGCCGGCCGAGCTTTCAGCTTTTGCAGCGCAGGATGCACGTGCAGGACACGCGGCAGATCGCGCGCCTCAGCTTCGCCTTGCCCGCCTGCGATTTCGTGTTCGACCTGCTTGCCTTCGATCGATTCGATTTGCGCCCGCTGCCGCTTGAAGATCGAAAGAAGCTGCTGCGTGAACTGGTTCGCGGCGAAGGACCGGTTCGCTTTTGCGACTACGTGCTCACGCGCGGCGTCGATTTCTACCAGGCGGTGGCGGAGCAATCGCTCGAAGGCATCATCGCCAAGCGCCGGGATTCACCTTATCGAGCTACTCGTTCGGAGGCGTGGCTGAAAATCAAATGTCCGCTGACGCGACGCTTCGTGGTCGGCGGCTACACCGATCCCGGCGGCACTCGCACGCATTTCGGCGCGCTACTACTTGGTCAATACGAGAGCGACGGCGCGCTCCGCTACACTGACAAGGTCGGCACCGGCTTTAATCGCGATCGGTTGAGAAAGATCTACGCGATGCTTCAACAACGCGAGCGAGCGACCTCTCCCTTTCGCAAAGCGAAGCGCGACGAGCCTGCTATCGCGCGCGCCGGTATCCATTTTGTCGAACCTGAGCTGGTGGCCGAAGTACGATTCACCGAATGGACCGATAGTGGCGGCGTCCGACAACCGAGTTTTCTTGGACTCGCCGGCGATGCCGACCCGCGTCAATGCACCTATGACGGCCCGCAAGGATCCGACAGCCGGGCTGAGCCGGTCGTGGATGAAAATCTCGGCAAACGCGGGAGCGCTATTCAGGAAGCAGCTAGCGGCGCCGCGAAGGTCGAACCTAACACCGCGACAGTTACTCATCCTGAAAAAGTGTTCTGGCCGCGCGAGGGCTATACCAAGGGAGACCTCGTAGCGTACTATCGCGCGATTTCGAAATGGATGCTGCCTTACTTGAAAGATCGACCGGTCATGCTGACCCGCTATCCTGATGGCATCGGCGGCAAGATGTTCTATCAGAAGGACGCGCCTGCGTTTGCTCCACCCTGGCTCCGCACTGAGAACATTTACTCCGAGGATTCGCAACGCGAGATCGCTTACTTCATAATCGATAGCGAGGAAGCGCTGGCCTACGTGGCAAATCTCGCCGCGGTGACCATACACGTCTGGTCGTCGCGTATCGTTCACCTGGAACGTCCCGACTGGCTTCTCTTCGATATCGATCCCAAAGGGTCAACAACTCGAATTGCGGTCGAAGTTGCGCTTGAGGTTGCTAGCGTCCTGCGCGAGATCGGTCTCGAACCCTGCTTGAAGACATCAGGGCAGATGGGCCTGCACGTGGTAGTCGGATTGAAGCCCAAATACACCTACGAACAAGCGCGGATGTTTTCCGAGTTGGTTTCAGGCGTGGTAGTAAGGCGAATCCCGAAGCTGGCCACCATTAATCGCAATCCGCGGACGCGCGAAGGCCGCGTTTATATCGACTATCTGCAACTTGGTCACGGTAAGACGATCGCGGGACCTTATTCGGTGCGGCCGGTAGACGGCGCTCCCGTATCGGCGCCTATGAAATGGAATGAGCTAAAGCTGGACCTCGATCCGGTGAAGTTCAACATCAAGACGATGCCGGCGCGGATGGCGCAACTCGGAATAGATCCCTTTCTCGACGTGCTTGAGCGGCCAACCAGCCTGGAAGAATCGATGCCTCGTCTCGAGGAATTAATCGCGGGTGAGCACACGCCTAGCTCAACCGCAAGCCGCTAGCGCCTGATCTTGGTTATCGATTGCGCACGGGAAGAGGCAACGGACCGACGGCGCGCGATCCTTTCGGGAAGACATCCTTCATCCTGATGAGTGTGCGCACGAGACTTAGCAACTCGGCGCGAGCGGCATCGGATGGCTGACCGTCCGCGAAGTCCGTGGAAGTCAGATAGACGCTGGTGGGTGCGGTAAAGGCACCGAACCATGCGAGCACGTCGCGCAGATGCCAGTCGGCGCCGAGAAAGTGGTGATTGGTCGCACCCATCGCGACAATTCCGCACGGCTTGCCCATCAGCGATTCGACGGGCAGATGATCGAGCAAATTTTTGAGAGCGCCGGTAAAGGTGCCGCGATAAACCGGCGTCGCGAGCACTAACACGTCCGCAGCCAGCGCCTTCTCGACTATCTGAGCCGTGTCGTCATGATAGTCCGCAGGCGGTCGCCCGTCTGCGAACGCTATCTTGCAGTCGCCCAAATTTATCAGGCTCGCCTCGAGCGACGGATCAATAGCTCGACTCTCGTCGATCATTAGATTGAGCGCCTTAAAAAAGCGCCCGGGAGGCGTGACGCTGCCGAGAATCACCACCAGTTTCGTCGTCATAGCTACCGCCAGTTTCGATCTAAGTGAGTTCAGCTCTCCGCTGATGAAGGATGATCGCCGCGCCTGAGGACACGCTGATCGCGATTAGCGCATAGAGGAGCATGCCGACGAGCAGCGGCGCATTCGGCAAGGTGGCATAAGTCTTTGTCAGATAGAGCACCAGGTTCACGATCACGTACGCGGCGTACAAGTACGCTATCGGCAGTGCAAATTGCCGCATCGCGAAGATACCGAATGCGTAGGTTGCGAGAATTACTCCGAACACCGGTCCCGCGATCGCGTTGGCCATGCCTGAAAGCCGCGTGCCGAGAAAAACGAATCCCACTTCGGAACTCATTTTCAGCGGCTTCATGAAATTCGAGACGGCGAGCAGGGCAAACAGCACCGCGAAAATTGTTAGAATCGCACCGCGCTTCCTGTCCATGCACGACCTCCCTCGACCGATCGACATCGTAGTCGGCGACGCCGCAAAACGCATCATCGGTCGCGGTAGTCGCGGCGCTCGCGAGGACTTTCCTCGGCTCATCGCGAACGATACATCTCTCGGCATCGGAATCGATCGCAAAATTCTGCGCCTGCTGGCGGCGCTCGCACTGATGTTGTGTGGTTTGTCGGGTTGCGGACGGAGCGCGCCGCCTACGCAAAACAATCTGCTTTACAATGGCAACCTGGCGCGCGGCAGCGGCGACCGTCCCGCCGATTGGTACGCCATCACTTCAAAACGAGACCTGAGCGCGTTTTCGTGGACGCGATCGCCCGACGGCGCCAGCGCGCTCGAGCTTGCTCATTCCGGACCGAATTACTCGAGCTGGCATCAGCGCCTGATGCTTGCGCCGGGAACTTATCGCGTCAGCGCCGAGGCGCGCATCGAAGGCGCAACTTCCGGCGGCGGCGCGACAATCGCGGTCGAAGGCGTCGATGGATCTCAATTGACGTCGATTCCGCTGCATCGTTCGAGTGGGTGGGAACAGATTTCGATCGTGCTCAATGAAGATCGATGGGGAGCGACCACCGAGATCCTCTGCCAGCTCGGTGCGCCGACGAATCCCGACACTGGCCGCGCGTGGTTCCGCGATCTCAAAGTTATGCCAATCGTAAATCCAGGCAGCGAAGAATTGCTCGCCGCACAAGTGCATCCGGAGATCCCGTGGCGCGACGATGGCGGCCCGGCGCGCGCAGGCGGCGCGATTTGCGGGATCGCGCTGTATGGCTTGCTGGCGTGGGCGCTCGTAGCGATTTGGCGACCGCCGCTGGCGACCGGCCGCAACGCCGCGACGCTCGCGATCGCCGCGATGCTCGCGATCACCGCGGTCAAATTCGCCGCGCTGTTCCACTTTACCGGCTACTTCTGGGACATCTGGTCGAAGACGAATCGCGCCTTGCTCGCGGCGGAACTCGGCCCTTCGCGAATCTACGATCCCGGCCTGCCGATCGACGCTTATCCGCCGGGCTCGCTCTATGTCCTGTGGCTTTCCGGATCGATTGGCAGGATGCTCGAGCCCAGCGCCGATGGCTTTCGCATCATCGTCGAGACGCCGCCGCTGATTGCCGACTTCCTGATCGGGCTAACGCTCTACTTCGCGACGTGGCGCGACGGACGCACGCTCGCTGCGTTTATCGCGATGCTGATGTTCGCGCTGAATCCGGCGCTGATCTACGACACCACGGTGTGGGGTCAGAGCGATTCGATCGTCGCGCTGCCGATGATCGCCGCGACTGTGCTGATCCTCGCCGGCCGCTACCGCCTTGGATGGATTGCCGCGGCGATTGCGATTCTCGCCAAGCCGCAGGCGCTCGCGACGGTGCCGATACTCGGACTCTGGACGTTGTTCAGCGCGGGCATCGCGGAAACTGCGGTATGCGTCGTTGCGTTCGGCGCAACCGTCGTGCTCGGAATCTTGCCGTTCCAGTTGGGGCATCCGTGGAACTGGACTCTCAACGTGTACCAGGACCTGAGCACGCGATACAGCGCGGCTTCGGTCGGCGCGTTTAATTTTCACGCGTTGCTCGGCGGGATCGAGGAGTCGGATACCGACTTGGTGTTCGGCGTATCGTATCGCACGCTGGGCTTTTCGCTGACGTTCGCGGTCTATGCGCTAACGGCGTGGATGATTTGGCGTGCGCGATCGGCGTCAGCGGCGATACTCGCGATCTTCGTCACACTGCTGGGGTTTTTTCTGTTCACGCCGCGGATGCACGAGCGGTATCTCTACTATCCGCTGGTGTTTATCACGTTGATTGCGCTCGAAAAGCGGTTTCTGACTTTGGTATTTGCGGCTTTGACCGGGACGCTTCTATTCAACCTCATCTACATGAAGCATCTGACCGACACCTCGACGTATTTTGCGGATGAACCGACCTGGCCGATTCTCACGGCGTCTGCGATCAATCTGGCGGTATTCGTCGCGGTCGCGGGCTACGCTTTTCTGCGGACGCGCGACGCAGCGGGGCAGGGCGGCGACTCGATCGATTTCACTCGAAGCGTCTGACATCCAGCTTGGGAAAATGCACCGTCCGCGGCATTGGCGGGGTGCTTCAAATGCCATCCTGAAGAAATTGCAGCATCAGCCGGTTCGCTCCGGCACGAACAAATGCGCCGCGGTGCGCCGGAGGCTAAGGCAAGATCGCTCAACCGAACCAGAAATAAACTGCCAAGCCGGGGTTTAATCAGCGCGTTGTCCGCTGATGATGAAACAATACATAAACAATCAGTGTTTTTATCGCGCTTTTTCGGGCATCTAAATCCTAGACGTTTACGTTTATGATATGGAGTATTTGAGAAATAGGACAATGGTCTTCTTTCCGCTAAGGCGGCGTGGTCCGGGTCGACCTCGTTCGCTGTAAGGTTGATGAATGGCTTTTTCGAAGAACGCGCGATGAACTCTTCGCGGTGACAGCCATCTGGATTCCAAATCTATGCTAAACGATTGATAAAACGGTTCAATGGCAGTTGCGTAGTGGCATGGACATATGCGCCGTGAGGCGCCGGAGGACAAGGCAAGATCGCTCAACCGAACCAGAAATAAATTGCCGAGCACCATAACCGAAAGGGCTTCTTGTCCGTGATTGAAATGACAGGGTCTAAACATAGTCAGGCCGTTGGTTATTTCATGAAGAATATCGGCTATATTCTAGACCTCCCTGTTTAGGATCCGTTGCGTAATAGTGTTTGCGTTCCCCGCCGACCCCATGTATCCTGATGAATTACGAGGTAGAACCGTGGAAGACAACAGCGTGAAGGACCTTACGAAATCCATGCGTGCGCTGCTTCTGGTGCAGCTCCAGGCGCAGATTGCGCCCGACGACAGGGAAAAACCCGAGGTGCTCCTATCCCGAGCCGGATTCGCGGCGCGCGAAATTGCGGAATTGCTGAGGAAGAGCCCGGCCGCAGTCGCGAAGGCGATTCAGCGGTCCGAGAGGGGGGAGTAGCGAACAATGGCCACAGGCGGACCCGCCACGATTGACGACCTGTTGAAACAGGCGAAGACGACAAACCGTCTTCTTGCGGCGCAACTAAAGGCCCAAATGAGCCAGATGGACCTCATTGCCCTCTTAGACGACTCCGGCCTGACGGCTCGGGAGATCGGCGAGATTCTCGGCACATCACCCGCGACAGTGGCTGTGACCCAACAGCGCCTGAGAAAGAAGAAGATGAAAAAATCGGAGGAGTAGTCGCCTATGCCAAAGAACTTCGATTCCGGGGAGCGTGTCGTCGAACTGCTGCGGGCGCTGATTATCGTGCAGCTTGGGTTGGCCGGAGTTGGTCAGGCGCAGATTCGGAAAATTGTCGGGGGCTCCATGAATGACATTAATGCGATCGTTAAGTTACTTCGCTCGGGGCGCCGCGGGCAGGTGAAAGAATGAGTACTCCTACTGAAGAGCGGAGAACCGCGGAATTGCTCAATCGAAACGACTCAGGACTTATTCATCTTTCTAGGAAATGAACATCATGGAGAACAACGGCAATTCGCTCGCGGATGAACTGCGGGCCGTGAAAATGCTTCTCATTCTTCAGGCGCTGGCTTTGGGCTGTCAGCAAAAGCACATCGCGGCCGCGCTCGGCGTCAGCGAAGCAACGTTGAGCCGGATGCTCCCGAAAGGCTTCGGCAAGGAAATCGCCAAAATTGCCGACCGTCGTCTTGGCGCGGAGGCCACATAGTCATGACCGAAGAACAGGCCGCCGCCATCCTCAAGGAGCTCGAGATGTTGCGGAAGCTGAAACTGCTTGAACTTCTCGACAACGGTTATTCGCAAGGGCAGCTCGCAAAGCTTTTAGGCGTGAGTCAGCCGACTATCAGCCGCATGGTTCCAAACGTTTCCTTGAAGAAGGCGCGATGACGGCCAAAACTTCAGTGGTCAATTGGGCCGGCGACTACGAAGAAACCTGCATCCAGCTAGGCAAGCATCTCGGGAAAAATAAAATCCGCCGAATGCTGTTCGGCGCCATCTATGGTCGTGGCTCCAAGCCGCGTTCCAAGAAGCAGTTGATGGCCGAGGTCGGCCTTAAGGCCAGCCACGCTCAGCAGGCGCAGAACCAACTCGACCACCTTTGGCGCTATGGGCTAATTGAGCGAAATGAGAACGAGGGGGCGGTGGCTGACGGCAGCTGCTATGTCTACAGCAAGGAGCCAAACGTTGGCGCGCACCGCAAGAAGATCGTCCAACACGCCGACAAGCCTGCTCTCGCGAAAAAGACGCCGACCAAGCGCAACCCGATGGTGCGTGGCATGACGGTCGTCGTCAAACCCGTCGTCAGGCGAAGCACGCTGAAAAAAAACAAGCACCTCGACGTGCTTTACCTTATGGCCAACCCAATCAGGAAGCACAGCCTGCGCGTGGACGCCGAGGTGAGAAAAGTCTGTGAGGAGATCCGCCGTTCGCAATATCGCGACAACATCACGCTTCACCAATCGCCTGCGGCCGACCTCACCACCATTATTCGCGGCCTCAACGATCATCGGCCTGGCATTGTGCACTTCTCGGGTCACGGTAATGCCGACGGCTTGGCGACCGACGACGGCGGCGTTAAGCGCACGAAAACTCAATTCGTCACGTTTGATCTTCTCGGCAAAGCCCTTGCTGCGACTGACGACCCTCCGAAAGTCGTCGTCTTAAACGCCTGCCGAAGCGCCGGAGCGCGCGGAGCGCTCTTCGGTACGGCGAAGGCCATCATCGCCATGCAAGACTCCATCGGCGACGCTGCCGCGGTAGCTTTTGCCACGATGTTCTATGGTGGCATTGCCAGCGGCCAGTCGTTGCAGTCAGCCTTCGAACAAGGTTGCGTCGCAGTGGAATCTGTTTCTCTACGAGAAGCGGCAACGCCAAAGCTGATTACTGCAAATGGCGTCGATGCGAAGAAACTCAAGCTGGCGTAACTCATATGAGCGGTTATCGCGCCGGACGCGGCTTCGCCAAGACGCAGCACCATCACTGTTCCCCTGACTTCCGGCTGTAACTCGATCCGCGCGCGCCCTACTGAACGCACCAATAACGCTTTATTGCGCCCGCGCGACGACGCAGGGCAGGGCACCGAGTAATCGATTTCAATCGACGCGTCTGACGTCCAACTCTTGAAGAACGGAGTCGGAAGAGGTCATTGGCAGAGCGCGCAGATTTAGACAGCCTCGCGTTTCGGCTCGATCTCCGGAAAGAATGCT
The DNA window shown above is from Candidatus Binatus sp. and carries:
- a CDS encoding helix-turn-helix domain-containing protein, with product MTEEQAAAILKELEMLRKLKLLELLDNGYSQGQLAKLLGVSQPTISRMVPNVSLKKAR
- a CDS encoding CHAT domain-containing protein — encoded protein: MTAKTSVVNWAGDYEETCIQLGKHLGKNKIRRMLFGAIYGRGSKPRSKKQLMAEVGLKASHAQQAQNQLDHLWRYGLIERNENEGAVADGSCYVYSKEPNVGAHRKKIVQHADKPALAKKTPTKRNPMVRGMTVVVKPVVRRSTLKKNKHLDVLYLMANPIRKHSLRVDAEVRKVCEEIRRSQYRDNITLHQSPAADLTTIIRGLNDHRPGIVHFSGHGNADGLATDDGGVKRTKTQFVTFDLLGKALAATDDPPKVVVLNACRSAGARGALFGTAKAIIAMQDSIGDAAAVAFATMFYGGIASGQSLQSAFEQGCVAVESVSLREAATPKLITANGVDAKKLKLA